A genomic region of Thermodesulfitimonas autotrophica contains the following coding sequences:
- a CDS encoding MBL fold metallo-hydrolase, with product MQLKWLGHACFLLTTREGTKIVTDPFDATVGYPLPQVVPDIVTVSHQHFDHNAVGVLKGNPTVVEGTGARQIKGVNIRGIATFHDKKLGAERGPNTVFVIEADGITVCHLGDLGHPLDAGKLQEIGPVDILLVPCGGTYTIDADEAAALVKAMKPRVAVPMHYKTEYLKFPITPVDNFLRHFPAAERRTVLELSPDDLPAPTAVVVLELSR from the coding sequence ATGCAGCTTAAATGGTTAGGCCACGCCTGCTTTCTCCTTACGACCCGTGAAGGCACAAAAATCGTAACCGACCCTTTTGACGCCACGGTTGGTTATCCCCTGCCTCAGGTGGTGCCGGATATCGTTACCGTGAGCCACCAGCATTTCGACCATAACGCTGTTGGCGTCCTTAAGGGGAATCCTACGGTGGTAGAAGGCACCGGCGCCCGGCAGATTAAGGGAGTGAATATCCGCGGTATCGCCACCTTCCACGACAAGAAACTGGGTGCGGAGCGCGGCCCCAATACCGTTTTTGTGATTGAGGCCGACGGGATAACAGTCTGCCACCTTGGCGATCTCGGTCACCCGCTCGACGCTGGAAAACTCCAGGAAATCGGGCCGGTGGATATTCTTCTCGTTCCTTGCGGCGGGACCTACACAATCGATGCGGATGAGGCGGCAGCGCTGGTAAAAGCAATGAAACCGCGGGTGGCTGTGCCGATGCACTACAAAACCGAATACCTCAAGTTTCCGATCACGCCGGTCGATAACTTTCTCCGGCACTTTCCGGCAGCCGAGCGGCGCACCGTTCTTGAGCTTTCACCGGACGATCTTCCTGCTCCCACCGCAGTAGTAGTTCTCGAGCTTAGCCGCTAA
- a CDS encoding magnesium transporter CorA family protein, with translation MIRVYQTVGEELVQLQDLEGKNLWICLIAPTEEEIAEVSRKTGIEGEYLQHPLDDEERPRIEFNADQILFIIKIPVEKKRRNCIFHDTIPLGIIITREHIVTVCLEDTPLFSELINSPDPIYTFKRTRFLLQVLVKTAALYLRYLRQIDKRSSELQQNLSHAMKNEELLHLLEVQKSLVYFTTSLKANGIVMEKLLRTHLAKTTADSADRLIKMRPDDEDLLEDVITENKQAIEMSTTYSVILTETMDAFASLISNNLNMVMKFLTSVTIVLSLPTIITGFFGMNVHLPLQGWPHAYLGILGTTAGLCGLVTYILARKHMF, from the coding sequence AGGATCTGGAGGGTAAAAACCTCTGGATCTGCTTGATTGCCCCTACGGAGGAAGAGATTGCTGAGGTAAGCAGGAAAACAGGAATCGAAGGCGAGTACCTCCAACATCCTCTTGACGACGAGGAACGCCCGCGGATTGAATTTAATGCGGACCAGATCCTGTTTATCATTAAAATCCCGGTCGAGAAGAAGCGCCGTAACTGTATTTTCCACGATACCATTCCGCTCGGGATTATCATTACGAGAGAACATATTGTTACCGTCTGTCTTGAAGATACGCCCCTTTTTTCGGAGTTGATCAATAGCCCGGACCCAATATACACCTTTAAAAGAACGCGCTTTTTACTCCAGGTGCTGGTGAAAACGGCGGCGCTTTACCTCCGCTACTTACGTCAAATAGATAAGCGGAGCTCGGAGCTCCAGCAAAACCTTTCGCACGCGATGAAAAACGAGGAACTCCTACATTTGCTTGAAGTGCAAAAGAGTTTGGTGTATTTTACCACGTCACTGAAAGCGAACGGAATAGTGATGGAAAAACTCCTCCGGACCCACCTGGCGAAAACAACGGCGGACTCAGCGGATAGGCTTATCAAGATGCGGCCAGACGACGAAGATCTCCTGGAGGATGTGATTACCGAAAACAAGCAGGCCATCGAGATGAGTACTACCTACAGCGTGATTTTAACGGAAACGATGGATGCCTTCGCGTCGCTGATTTCGAACAATCTAAATATGGTGATGAAATTCCTGACATCGGTTACCATCGTACTTTCTCTGCCTACGATTATTACCGGCTTCTTTGGGATGAACGTCCACCTGCCTCTTCAGGGCTGGCCGCACGCTTATTTAGGGATTTTAGGAACTACCGCCGGACTTTGCGGGCTGGTAACTTACATTCTCGCCCGCAAGCATATGTTTTGA